From one Agrobacterium vitis genomic stretch:
- a CDS encoding electron transfer flavoprotein subunit beta/FixA family protein, which yields MKILVPVKRVIDYNVKIRVKPDGSDVELANVKMSMNPFDEISVEEALRLREAGLAKEIVVVSIGPAKAEETLRTALAMGADRAILVETDTPVEPLAVAKILRSIAEAEQPGLIIVGKQAIDDDCNQTGQMLAALLGWAQGTFASKLEIAEEKATVTREVDGGLQTIRIKLPAVVTTDLRLNEPRYASLPNIMKAKKMPLDKTTPAALGVSTEPRLKLLKTEEPAGRKSGINVKSVAELVEKLRTEAGVL from the coding sequence ATGAAGATTCTTGTCCCTGTCAAAAGAGTGATCGACTACAACGTCAAAATTCGGGTCAAACCCGATGGATCTGATGTCGAGCTCGCGAACGTCAAGATGTCTATGAACCCGTTCGACGAAATCTCCGTCGAGGAAGCCCTTCGTTTGAGGGAAGCCGGCTTGGCGAAGGAAATTGTTGTCGTATCGATCGGTCCAGCAAAGGCGGAAGAAACGCTGCGAACTGCTCTGGCCATGGGTGCAGATCGTGCAATCCTCGTCGAAACGGATACGCCGGTCGAACCGCTTGCCGTCGCTAAAATACTGAGATCGATCGCTGAGGCAGAACAGCCTGGTCTCATCATCGTCGGCAAGCAGGCTATCGACGATGACTGCAACCAGACCGGTCAGATGTTGGCAGCCCTTCTTGGATGGGCTCAGGGCACATTTGCTTCCAAGCTGGAGATTGCAGAAGAAAAGGCGACCGTCACACGCGAAGTCGATGGCGGTCTGCAGACGATCCGCATCAAGCTCCCCGCTGTTGTCACGACCGATCTGCGGCTTAACGAGCCGCGCTACGCATCGTTGCCGAACATCATGAAAGCAAAGAAGATGCCACTCGACAAGACAACGCCTGCCGCGTTGGGCGTTTCGACGGAGCCTCGTCTCAAGCTGTTGAAGACAGAAGAGCCTGCGGGCCGCAAGTCGGGCATCAACGTTAAGTCGGTCGCCGAACTTGTCGAAAAACTCAGAACTGAAGCTGGCGTCCTATAG
- a CDS encoding ABC transporter permease, with amino-acid sequence MAVSLPKATGARWLLRFFSALVLFFLMAPILAIIPLSFNAEPFFTYPMPGFSLRWYEDVFASADWQLAARNSVIVAIFATLLSTILGTLAAIGLNRPDCPWKMALSAIIISPIVIPVVVAAVGIFYFYADIGLLNTLTGLILSHTALGAPFVMITVAATLEGFDHRLMRAAASLGAAPTTAFRRVMLPIIMPGVVSGAIFAFVTSFDDVVVALFVTGAEQKTLPRQMWSGLREQISPAITAVATLLIIVAAALMLTANALQARQERAEP; translated from the coding sequence ATGGCAGTCTCGCTTCCAAAGGCCACCGGCGCACGCTGGCTACTGCGTTTCTTCTCGGCGCTTGTGCTTTTTTTCCTCATGGCACCAATTCTCGCAATCATACCGTTGTCATTCAATGCCGAGCCCTTTTTCACTTATCCCATGCCCGGCTTTTCGCTTCGCTGGTACGAGGACGTGTTTGCCTCGGCGGATTGGCAGTTGGCAGCGCGCAACAGTGTCATTGTGGCGATCTTTGCAACTTTGCTGTCGACTATCCTGGGTACCCTAGCCGCGATTGGCCTCAATCGACCGGACTGCCCCTGGAAGATGGCCCTGTCGGCCATCATCATTTCGCCGATCGTTATACCGGTCGTCGTCGCGGCTGTCGGTATTTTCTACTTTTATGCAGACATCGGTCTGCTGAACACGCTGACTGGATTGATCCTCTCGCACACTGCTCTCGGTGCGCCTTTCGTGATGATTACCGTGGCCGCAACGCTCGAGGGCTTCGACCACCGTCTTATGCGGGCCGCAGCCAGTCTCGGAGCCGCACCAACGACCGCTTTCCGCCGGGTTATGCTCCCAATCATCATGCCGGGTGTCGTTTCCGGTGCGATCTTCGCATTCGTCACCTCTTTTGATGATGTCGTGGTGGCTCTTTTTGTGACTGGCGCCGAGCAGAAAACACTTCCGCGGCAAATGTGGTCAGGCTTGAGAGAGCAAATCAGCCCGGCGATTACAGCGGTCGCCACACTTCTTATCATTGTTGCAGCAGCATTGATGCTGACGGCAAACGCCCTTCAGGCCCGCCAGGAGCGAGCCGAACCCTGA
- a CDS encoding ABC transporter permease: MPYNETVVTKTASGPNLALKKRLERSRRAGSLKALGLVAPLLVFLLVTFLFPIGLLLVRAVDNREVPNVLALSAPLLARWDGRELPSDETFRAFVADLKAAPRDRIAELGKRLNYLDAGFRTLVTRTVKELGDLDPANTKQGLIAINEKWGQVATWQTILDGSPAITDYYLLKALDLKKAPDGSIVMETQDAIYIDVIIRTVLISLSVTILCVLIGYPLAYMLASTDPKTTRWLMMLVLLPFWTSLLVRTTAWLVLLQNNGVVNSLLRTLGLITNPLELVHNRAGVLIAMTHILLPFVVLPVHAVMKGIPGTYWRAASSLGAPPYKAFLRVYLPLTLPGVGAGALLVFILALGYYITPALVGGPKDQMLSYFIAYFVNQSSNWGMAAALAVVLLGLVVGFYTALVVAYGRRTGAKA; encoded by the coding sequence ATGCCCTACAATGAGACCGTCGTGACAAAGACCGCATCCGGCCCAAACCTCGCATTGAAGAAGCGGCTCGAAAGGTCGCGTAGGGCCGGAAGCCTCAAGGCTCTGGGGCTCGTTGCGCCGCTTCTCGTGTTTCTCTTGGTGACTTTCCTGTTTCCGATCGGACTTCTTCTGGTCCGCGCCGTGGACAATCGGGAAGTTCCAAACGTTCTGGCTTTAAGTGCGCCGCTTCTGGCCCGATGGGATGGTCGGGAGCTTCCCTCCGATGAAACTTTCCGCGCATTTGTCGCGGATCTAAAGGCAGCCCCGCGTGATCGGATTGCCGAGTTGGGAAAGCGCCTCAACTATTTGGACGCAGGATTTCGCACACTGGTTACTCGTACCGTTAAGGAACTTGGTGACCTCGATCCGGCTAACACCAAGCAGGGACTGATCGCTATTAACGAAAAATGGGGGCAGGTCGCGACCTGGCAAACCATCCTGGATGGCTCGCCCGCGATTACGGATTACTACCTTTTGAAAGCACTCGATCTCAAGAAGGCACCCGACGGTTCAATCGTGATGGAAACACAGGACGCGATCTATATCGACGTCATCATCCGGACGGTCCTTATAAGTCTGTCAGTGACTATCCTTTGTGTCCTGATTGGCTATCCACTTGCCTACATGCTGGCTTCTACAGATCCCAAAACTACGCGCTGGTTGATGATGCTGGTTCTCCTGCCATTCTGGACGTCCCTGCTCGTGCGAACGACCGCGTGGCTGGTACTCCTGCAGAACAACGGGGTGGTAAATTCCCTTCTGCGAACGCTTGGCCTGATCACCAATCCATTGGAACTTGTCCATAACCGCGCTGGCGTCCTCATTGCGATGACCCACATCCTCTTGCCGTTTGTCGTCCTTCCGGTGCACGCCGTCATGAAAGGGATCCCCGGAACATATTGGCGGGCCGCATCGTCACTCGGCGCACCACCCTACAAGGCCTTCTTGCGCGTTTATCTCCCGCTCACATTACCTGGTGTGGGAGCGGGAGCGCTCCTCGTGTTCATTCTGGCGCTTGGCTACTACATCACGCCAGCCCTCGTTGGGGGTCCGAAAGACCAGATGCTGAGCTACTTCATTGCCTATTTCGTCAATCAATCGTCGAACTGGGGTATGGCAGCAGCACTCGCAGTTGTGCTGCTTGGCCTCGTCGTTGGTTTCTATACGGCGCTCGTTGTCGCTTATGGTCGGCGCACGGGAGCAAAAGCATGA
- a CDS encoding ABC transporter substrate-binding protein, which translates to MYAVLLSGSSTFAHAADSLTIASWGGAYQESQAKAYFEPFKKASGVNIVTDEWSGETAKLKGMVETGTTSWDVVDVEPGHALQGCDEGWLEPIDYNSLGGKDKFLPGAALECAVGNVAFAYIFAYDASKFPNGGPTTVADIWDVKRFPGARSLRKSPKSTLELALIADGVAPADVYKVLATKEGVDRAFKKLDQIKPYVKVWWGAGAQPPQLLADGEVAITTAYNGRIYDAVKNSGKNFKIVWDGAALDWDMWAIPKGTSKLELAKKFVAFASKPENLAEQTKYMPYGPSSLEASKFVDASVMSNLPTAPDNSKTSFSISAQFWADHDEELTARFNTWLAQ; encoded by the coding sequence ATGTACGCAGTCCTGCTGTCGGGATCGTCCACTTTCGCCCATGCAGCAGACAGCCTCACGATCGCGTCTTGGGGCGGTGCGTATCAAGAGAGCCAGGCAAAGGCCTACTTCGAACCTTTCAAGAAGGCGTCCGGCGTCAATATCGTAACCGATGAGTGGAGCGGCGAAACTGCGAAGCTCAAGGGCATGGTCGAAACCGGTACAACGAGCTGGGACGTTGTTGACGTCGAACCAGGTCACGCGCTGCAAGGTTGCGACGAAGGCTGGCTAGAGCCCATTGATTACAATAGCCTCGGTGGGAAAGACAAATTCTTACCCGGCGCTGCTCTGGAGTGCGCAGTCGGCAACGTCGCCTTTGCCTACATTTTTGCCTATGATGCTTCGAAATTCCCCAATGGTGGCCCGACAACTGTTGCAGACATCTGGGACGTCAAGAGGTTTCCGGGCGCACGCTCCCTTCGTAAATCCCCCAAGTCGACTCTCGAGCTTGCCTTGATCGCGGACGGCGTCGCACCGGCCGACGTTTACAAGGTGCTCGCCACCAAGGAAGGGGTCGATCGCGCATTCAAGAAACTCGACCAGATCAAGCCGTACGTAAAGGTCTGGTGGGGGGCCGGCGCTCAGCCGCCTCAGCTTCTTGCAGACGGCGAAGTGGCTATCACCACCGCATATAACGGCCGCATCTACGATGCCGTGAAAAACAGCGGAAAGAATTTCAAGATCGTTTGGGATGGCGCGGCTCTCGACTGGGACATGTGGGCGATCCCGAAGGGAACCTCCAAGCTCGAACTTGCAAAGAAGTTCGTTGCTTTCGCAAGCAAGCCTGAAAACCTTGCCGAACAGACAAAGTACATGCCGTATGGCCCTTCAAGCCTCGAGGCATCGAAGTTCGTTGATGCATCCGTCATGTCAAACCTTCCGACAGCTCCGGACAATTCAAAGACGTCGTTCTCGATCTCAGCTCAGTTCTGGGCCGACCACGACGAGGAACTGACAGCGCGCTTCAACACCTGGCTCGCTCAATAA
- a CDS encoding ABC transporter ATP-binding protein codes for MNQSNDTYIVRFDAVEKTYDGVNIVVKRLNLDIRKGEFLTMLGPSGSGKTTSLMMLAGFETPTSGAIILDGRPIENLPPHHRNIGVVFQNYALFPNMTVAENVAFPLQMRRVGKVDQKEQVRAALDMVQMGQFANRRPAQLSGGQQQRIALARALVFKPSLVLMDEPLGALDKQLREHMQLEIKHLHERLGISIVYVTHDQGEALTMSDRIAIFNDGIVQQLGSPTNIYENPSNPFVARFIGDNNALAGRVQSINGSECHVHLDGADQLVRARASGSMSAGARTTLSIRPERIHIDPKGDNDNVAAAIIEEVFYLGDHVRVRLSALGSNDIVVKVPNGSLQSSEMTKGKKVNIGWSQADCSALQ; via the coding sequence ATGAACCAGAGTAACGACACTTACATTGTTCGCTTCGATGCCGTTGAAAAGACCTATGACGGCGTCAATATTGTCGTCAAACGATTGAACCTCGATATTCGAAAGGGCGAATTCCTGACGATGCTGGGACCATCGGGATCAGGCAAAACAACATCGCTCATGATGCTCGCAGGGTTTGAGACCCCTACCTCAGGCGCGATCATTCTTGATGGCAGGCCCATCGAAAATCTACCCCCGCACCATCGCAATATCGGGGTTGTCTTTCAAAATTACGCCCTTTTTCCAAACATGACGGTCGCTGAGAACGTTGCGTTTCCTCTCCAGATGCGGCGCGTCGGGAAAGTGGATCAGAAGGAACAGGTTCGGGCGGCCTTGGACATGGTTCAAATGGGCCAGTTTGCAAACCGTCGACCAGCTCAGCTTTCCGGCGGTCAACAACAGCGTATAGCGCTGGCAAGAGCACTCGTTTTCAAACCGTCTCTGGTCCTCATGGATGAGCCCCTCGGGGCGCTCGACAAGCAACTGCGCGAGCATATGCAGCTTGAAATCAAACACCTGCATGAACGGCTCGGCATATCCATCGTTTACGTGACTCACGACCAAGGCGAGGCGCTGACGATGTCCGACCGAATTGCCATCTTCAACGATGGTATCGTTCAACAGCTTGGTTCCCCAACCAACATTTACGAGAACCCATCCAATCCCTTCGTCGCGCGGTTTATCGGCGACAACAACGCGCTAGCTGGACGAGTGCAATCGATCAATGGATCCGAATGTCACGTTCATCTGGATGGTGCAGACCAGTTGGTTCGGGCAAGAGCGTCAGGCTCCATGAGTGCCGGTGCCCGCACGACGCTATCGATTAGACCAGAACGTATTCACATCGATCCAAAGGGTGACAACGACAATGTCGCAGCCGCCATCATCGAAGAGGTGTTCTATCTCGGCGACCACGTCCGGGTTCGTCTGTCGGCTCTCGGAAGCAACGATATCGTCGTCAAGGTTCCAAATGGATCATTGCAGTCATCGGAAATGACCAAAGGGAAAAAGGTCAATATCGGCTGGAGCCAGGCCGACTGCTCTGCTCTCCAGTAG
- a CDS encoding helix-turn-helix domain-containing protein, with protein MNAEEVAPEAAIGGQIRELRKVKGLTLQQVADAAEISVGYLSQIERNQTKLPIGVLKKISGTLGVHMSWFFHADDIPSQERDIVVRSHNRRRFTFTGIGIEEELLSPNLSGPLELLMSTIEPGADSGDYSHDGVEAGLVVSGRLDLWVSGTFFQLEEGDSFSFKSTEIHRCANSGDKQTKVVWVITPPHY; from the coding sequence TTGAATGCCGAAGAGGTGGCGCCTGAGGCAGCGATTGGCGGACAGATCAGGGAACTGCGAAAGGTTAAGGGGCTCACGCTGCAACAGGTTGCCGACGCTGCTGAGATATCCGTGGGATACCTCAGTCAGATAGAGCGCAATCAGACGAAGTTGCCGATCGGCGTCCTGAAAAAGATCAGCGGCACTCTCGGTGTGCACATGAGCTGGTTTTTTCATGCTGACGACATTCCGAGCCAGGAAAGGGACATAGTGGTGCGGTCACACAACCGCCGCCGCTTTACCTTTACCGGGATTGGCATTGAGGAAGAACTGCTCTCTCCCAATTTGAGCGGTCCGCTTGAGTTGCTCATGAGCACCATCGAGCCGGGCGCTGACAGCGGAGATTACAGCCACGATGGCGTTGAGGCAGGGCTCGTCGTTTCAGGACGGCTGGACTTATGGGTGTCAGGTACGTTTTTCCAGCTCGAAGAGGGTGACAGTTTTTCCTTCAAGAGCACGGAAATCCACCGTTGTGCGAATTCCGGTGACAAGCAGACGAAGGTCGTTTGGGTCATTACGCCGCCGCACTACTAG
- the purU gene encoding formyltetrahydrofolate deformylase, whose translation MPSNFILTLNCVDKVGIVAAVTTELAAIGANIAESNQYWDKNSNRFFMRLAFTTSDEKSRDDVERVLKSVTDRFEMKTKLVDVSRKPKIIIMVSKFDHAMLHLLYQIRVGWLNAEVVAIASNHEDSAATAKLEGIPYHCWKVTRENKAEQEERLITLASEMGADLVILARYMQVLSDNLSTRLFGKIINIHHSFLPSFKGAKPYHQAFDRGVKIIGATSHYVTPDLDEGPIIEQETERVTHAMSAEDFVATGRDIESRVLARAVKMHLECRVMLNGHKTVVFA comes from the coding sequence ATGCCATCAAACTTCATCCTGACGCTGAATTGCGTGGACAAGGTCGGAATCGTTGCGGCGGTGACGACAGAGCTGGCTGCTATTGGCGCGAACATTGCCGAAAGCAATCAGTATTGGGATAAGAATTCCAATCGGTTCTTTATGCGTTTAGCATTCACTACGTCGGACGAGAAGTCCCGCGACGATGTCGAGCGCGTCCTGAAATCGGTAACCGACCGATTCGAGATGAAAACCAAGCTTGTCGATGTCAGTCGCAAGCCGAAGATCATCATTATGGTTTCCAAATTCGACCACGCTATGCTCCATCTCCTGTATCAGATCCGAGTCGGATGGCTGAATGCCGAAGTTGTGGCAATCGCTTCCAATCATGAGGATAGCGCTGCAACCGCAAAACTTGAAGGCATTCCCTACCATTGCTGGAAGGTGACGAGGGAGAACAAGGCGGAGCAAGAAGAGCGGCTGATTACGCTTGCAAGCGAAATGGGCGCTGATCTGGTTATTCTCGCTCGTTACATGCAGGTGCTGTCTGACAACCTCTCGACACGGCTCTTCGGCAAGATCATCAATATCCACCATTCGTTCCTGCCTTCGTTCAAGGGTGCAAAGCCGTATCACCAGGCCTTTGACCGCGGTGTGAAGATTATTGGAGCGACCTCGCATTACGTCACACCGGATCTGGATGAGGGTCCGATTATCGAGCAAGAGACTGAACGGGTCACCCACGCGATGAGCGCAGAGGATTTCGTGGCGACCGGCCGTGACATCGAAAGCCGAGTACTGGCGCGCGCGGTGAAAATGCATCTGGAATGCCGCGTGATGCTGAACGGCCACAAAACCGTCGTCTTTGCGTAA
- the folD gene encoding bifunctional methylenetetrahydrofolate dehydrogenase/methenyltetrahydrofolate cyclohydrolase FolD, translating to MDKFSKVLSGKVVAENVLEHVKSETVRLVAQGIKPGLAVVIVGNDPASQVYVTSKGKKAEECGFLSIKHELAENTSEAELLSLIASLNADEALHGILVQLPLPKHINAEKVVQSISPDKDVDGFHYVNAGKLATGSLAQAFVPCTPAGSMVLIEKVLGTDLSGLNAVVIGRSNIVGKPMANLLLAANATVTIAHSKTKELPSVCRRADILVVAVGCPRMVNSDWIKPGALVVDVGINRIAPGTDVGSTSRLVGDVDFDDVLNTVGTITPVPGGVGPMTIAMLMANTLKAACLANGLPQPAF from the coding sequence ATGGACAAATTCTCAAAGGTGCTGTCTGGCAAGGTCGTTGCAGAAAACGTGCTGGAGCACGTCAAATCAGAAACAGTTCGTCTGGTTGCTCAAGGGATTAAGCCAGGCCTGGCCGTTGTTATCGTCGGGAACGATCCTGCGAGCCAGGTTTACGTGACATCCAAGGGAAAGAAGGCCGAAGAATGCGGCTTTCTTTCCATCAAGCATGAACTGGCGGAAAATACGAGTGAGGCTGAACTTCTTTCCCTCATCGCTTCTTTGAACGCCGACGAGGCTCTCCACGGAATTCTGGTTCAGTTGCCCCTGCCGAAACATATCAACGCCGAAAAAGTAGTACAGTCGATCTCGCCGGACAAGGACGTGGATGGCTTTCACTACGTGAATGCCGGCAAACTCGCAACCGGCTCGCTCGCCCAGGCTTTTGTTCCCTGCACACCAGCAGGATCAATGGTTCTTATCGAAAAAGTGTTGGGAACTGATCTTTCTGGTCTCAATGCCGTCGTGATTGGTCGATCAAATATCGTCGGGAAACCGATGGCCAATCTATTACTCGCCGCCAATGCCACGGTGACTATCGCTCATAGCAAGACCAAAGAACTTCCATCCGTCTGCCGCCGTGCTGACATTCTCGTCGTAGCGGTCGGGTGCCCGCGCATGGTCAACTCAGACTGGATCAAACCTGGCGCTCTCGTAGTTGATGTGGGCATCAACAGAATAGCTCCGGGCACGGACGTCGGTTCAACGTCGCGCCTTGTCGGGGACGTAGATTTCGATGATGTTCTCAACACCGTTGGGACGATAACTCCCGTGCCAGGGGGTGTCGGTCCGATGACCATCGCAATGCTCATGGCAAACACATTGAAGGCAGCGTGCCTCGCCAATGGGTTGCCCCAACCGGCTTTTTGA
- a CDS encoding electron transfer flavoprotein-ubiquinone oxidoreductase — protein sequence MSDEIERESMEFDVVIVGAGPAGLSAAIRLKQVNPDLTVVVLEKGAEVGAHILSGAVVDPVGVDKLLPDWRKEADHPFKTEVTADHFLFLGPAGSMRLPNALMPPLMNNHGNYIVSLGNVCRWLAGHAEALGVEIYPGFAATELLYNEAGAVIGVATGDMGIEKNGEPGSSYTRGMELLGKYVLIGEGVRGSLAKQLIAKFDLSRDSDVQKFGLGIKELWQVKPEHHKPGLVQHSFGWPLDMKTGGGSFLYHLEDNQVAVGFVVHLNYKNPYLYPFEEFQRFKTHPAIRETFEGAKRISYGARAITEGGYQSVPKLSFPGGALLGCSAGMVNVPRIKGSHNAVLSGMMAAEKIAEAIAAGRANDEPVEIENSWRGSEIGTDLRRVRNVKPLWSKLGTVLGVALGGLDMWTNQLLGLSVFGTLKHGKTDAQSLEPAAKHKKIDYPKPDGVLTFDRLSSVFLSNTNHEEDQPVHLKVKDMALQKSSELGVYAGPSSRYCPAGVYEWVEKEGEPSFVINAQNCVHCKTCDIKDPNQNITWVPPQGGEGPVYPNM from the coding sequence ATGAGTGACGAAATAGAGCGCGAGAGTATGGAATTCGACGTGGTGATTGTGGGTGCGGGGCCTGCGGGGCTTTCGGCGGCCATTCGCCTCAAGCAGGTCAATCCTGATCTGACGGTTGTGGTGCTGGAAAAGGGCGCGGAAGTCGGCGCCCATATTCTCTCCGGGGCCGTGGTCGATCCGGTTGGTGTCGATAAGCTCCTGCCGGATTGGCGCAAGGAAGCCGATCATCCGTTCAAGACCGAAGTCACCGCTGACCACTTTCTGTTTCTCGGACCGGCTGGCTCCATGCGCCTGCCCAACGCGCTGATGCCGCCGCTGATGAACAATCACGGCAATTACATCGTCTCGCTCGGCAATGTCTGTCGCTGGCTGGCGGGCCATGCCGAGGCGCTCGGTGTCGAGATCTATCCGGGCTTTGCCGCAACCGAACTGCTTTATAATGAGGCTGGCGCAGTGATCGGTGTTGCCACCGGTGATATGGGCATCGAAAAGAACGGCGAACCCGGTTCCAGTTACACGCGCGGCATGGAATTGCTGGGCAAATATGTGCTGATCGGCGAAGGGGTGCGTGGCTCGCTTGCCAAGCAGCTGATCGCCAAATTCGATCTGTCCCGCGACAGCGATGTGCAGAAATTCGGCCTGGGCATCAAGGAACTGTGGCAGGTCAAGCCTGAGCACCATAAGCCCGGCCTGGTCCAACACTCGTTCGGCTGGCCGCTGGACATGAAAACCGGCGGTGGCTCCTTCCTCTATCATCTGGAGGACAATCAGGTCGCGGTCGGCTTTGTCGTCCATCTGAACTATAAGAACCCCTATCTCTATCCGTTTGAAGAATTCCAGCGCTTCAAGACCCATCCGGCGATCCGTGAAACCTTCGAGGGTGCCAAGCGGATTTCCTATGGAGCGCGGGCGATTACCGAAGGCGGCTATCAATCGGTGCCGAAATTGTCCTTCCCCGGTGGAGCGCTGCTGGGCTGTTCGGCGGGCATGGTCAATGTGCCGCGCATCAAGGGCAGCCATAATGCTGTTCTCTCAGGCATGATGGCGGCGGAAAAGATTGCCGAGGCAATTGCCGCAGGCCGCGCCAATGATGAGCCGGTCGAGATCGAAAACAGCTGGCGTGGCAGCGAAATCGGCACGGATTTGCGGCGGGTGCGAAACGTCAAGCCGCTATGGTCGAAACTCGGCACGGTGCTCGGCGTGGCACTTGGCGGGCTGGACATGTGGACCAACCAGCTTCTCGGCTTGTCCGTATTCGGCACGCTGAAGCATGGCAAGACCGATGCCCAGAGCCTTGAACCGGCTGCAAAGCATAAGAAGATCGATTATCCCAAGCCGGATGGTGTGCTGACCTTCGACCGCCTGTCCTCGGTATTTCTGTCCAACACCAATCACGAGGAAGACCAGCCGGTTCATCTCAAGGTCAAGGACATGGCCCTGCAGAAGAGTTCCGAGCTTGGCGTCTATGCCGGTCCGTCCAGCCGCTACTGTCCCGCCGGGGTTTATGAATGGGTGGAGAAGGAGGGCGAGCCGAGCTTCGTCATCAACGCCCAGAACTGCGTCCACTGCAAGACCTGCGACATCAAGGACCCGAACCAGAACATCACCTGGGTGCCGCCACAAGGAGGCGAAGGACCGGTTTATCCGAACATGTAA
- a CDS encoding LysR substrate-binding domain-containing protein — protein MPLLPPLRLFAVFEAVTRTGSTQRAANDLNVTQPAVSQALKILEDFVGVRLFDRTTRPITLTPAGEILRVGVSEGLGRITDAMERARALYLSSDNSVTVACTVGTATYWLMPRLASFYADHPDIAVNVLTTAGSAEVLPGVDLVIRYGSGGWNDGHTVKLFDEKVTPVFSPLLRDSIRSLDDLNHATLLHVVNADTTWLTWKDYLDRLGLPDNKTLGRNFTNYVQATQAALSGQGVMLGWESNTGDLVREGRLAALFGAEYHPQEAFYLVIPAKSERRDVCQLFSKWLNALKTGE, from the coding sequence ATGCCACTGCTACCTCCGCTGCGATTGTTCGCCGTGTTCGAGGCTGTGACCCGTACGGGAAGCACTCAACGCGCTGCCAATGACCTGAATGTCACCCAGCCAGCGGTGAGTCAGGCCCTGAAAATACTTGAAGACTTCGTTGGCGTAAGGCTTTTCGATCGGACGACGCGGCCAATCACACTGACACCCGCTGGCGAAATCCTCAGGGTTGGCGTGTCGGAAGGGCTTGGCAGGATAACGGACGCGATGGAACGAGCCAGAGCTTTGTATCTGTCATCCGATAACTCGGTTACGGTCGCATGCACTGTCGGAACGGCAACCTATTGGCTGATGCCGCGCCTTGCCAGCTTCTATGCGGATCATCCCGACATCGCGGTGAATGTGCTGACGACGGCAGGAAGTGCCGAAGTGCTTCCCGGTGTCGATCTCGTCATTCGCTATGGTTCCGGCGGATGGAACGACGGTCACACGGTCAAGCTTTTCGACGAGAAGGTTACGCCCGTGTTCAGCCCCCTCCTGCGGGATAGCATCAGGTCGCTGGACGATCTTAACCATGCGACACTGCTTCACGTCGTGAACGCCGACACGACTTGGCTGACGTGGAAAGATTATCTAGATCGTTTAGGACTACCGGACAACAAGACTCTGGGACGCAATTTCACCAATTATGTGCAGGCCACACAGGCCGCGCTCTCCGGTCAGGGTGTCATGCTGGGGTGGGAATCAAACACCGGAGACCTCGTGCGCGAAGGCAGGCTGGCGGCGTTGTTTGGAGCCGAGTACCATCCTCAGGAAGCATTCTATCTGGTTATTCCCGCCAAAAGCGAGCGGCGTGACGTGTGTCAGCTTTTCAGCAAATGGCTGAATGCCCTGAAGACAGGCGAGTAG